The DNA region TTGTACAATAATAATACCGTATCCTTTTCAAAAAGTACAAATTAAAAAAAGCCCTTTGGAAAACTTCTTTGAAATATTCCAAAGGACTCTATGTATTGTTACAATATTTTATTTGTCCCTAAATACCAATTTGATTGGAATTCCCTCGAATGGGAAGTGCTCACGCATCTTATTTTCCAGAAAACGTTTGTAAGGATCCTTAATATGTTTCGGGAAGTTACAGAAAAAGGCAAACGTTGGATTATGCGTAGGAAGTTGTGTGATATATTTAATCTTGATGTATTTACCACGGTATGCAGGTGGAGGATATCTTTCAATTTCTTTCTGCATAACTTCATTTAGCTTAGAAGTAGAAATCTTAGTGACTTTATTTTCATAAATTTCTACCGCTTTTTCCATTACTCTCAATACACGTTGTTTCGTGAGTACCGAAGTAAAAATGATTGGAATATAGCTGAATGAACCTAATCGATCTCTGATATCTTTTTCTACATTACGGGCTGTGTTGGTTTCTTTTTCCACCAAATCCCATTTGTTCATCATAATCACTACCCCTTTCTTATTCTTTTGAGCTAGGTTTACAATGTTGATATCTTGAGCTTCCAATCCACGTGTTGCATCTACTACCACTATACAGATATCTGAATCTTCAATAGCCCTCAATGCACGTAGAACAGAATAGAATTCGATATCTTCATGTACTTTAGATTTCTTACGAATACCTGCTGTATCTACCAATACAAAATCCTTTCCGAAAGCCGTATAATGAGAATCGACAGTATCACGAGTTGTTCCTGCAATATCAGTAACAATACTTCTTTCTTTATTTAGAAGTAAGTTTACCAATGAAGACTTACCCGCATTCGGACGTCCTACAATTGCAATTTTTGGAATGTGATCTTCTTCAACTTCTGGCTCTGGCTCAAAGTGTGAAGTAACCGCATCCAAAAGCTCACCTGTACCATAACCATTTGATGCCGATACAGGATAAACATCTCCCATACCTAAAGCATAAAAGTCTCCAGCCATTTGTACACGTTCTGTAGTATCAGCTTTGTTACATACTACATAAACAGGTTTCTTAGAACGGCGAAGAACCTTTGCAAAATCATTATCTAAACCTGTAAGTCCGTCATAAATATCTACAACGAACAAAATGACAGAGGCTTCTTCCAAAGCCATTTCTACTTGACTACGGATCGCTCCTTCGAAAATATCATCCGAACCATGAACGTACCCGCCTGTATCTATAACTGTAAAACGTTTATCAGTCCACTCACCTGTGCCATAATGACGATCTCGGGTCACGCCACTATGGTCATCCATAATTGCATC from Sediminitomix flava includes:
- the der gene encoding ribosome biogenesis GTPase Der, translating into MANIVAIVGRPNVGKSTLYNRLVGKRDAIMDDHSGVTRDRHYGTGEWTDKRFTVIDTGGYVHGSDDIFEGAIRSQVEMALEEASVILFVVDIYDGLTGLDNDFAKVLRRSKKPVYVVCNKADTTERVQMAGDFYALGMGDVYPVSASNGYGTGELLDAVTSHFEPEPEVEEDHIPKIAIVGRPNAGKSSLVNLLLNKERSIVTDIAGTTRDTVDSHYTAFGKDFVLVDTAGIRKKSKVHEDIEFYSVLRALRAIEDSDICIVVVDATRGLEAQDINIVNLAQKNKKGVVIMMNKWDLVEKETNTARNVEKDIRDRLGSFSYIPIIFTSVLTKQRVLRVMEKAVEIYENKVTKISTSKLNEVMQKEIERYPPPAYRGKYIKIKYITQLPTHNPTFAFFCNFPKHIKDPYKRFLENKMREHFPFEGIPIKLVFRDK